From a single Gracilimonas sp. genomic region:
- a CDS encoding HAD-IA family hydrolase, which translates to MSQLNPKFVYFDLDDTLLDHKKAEQAGLLDVHQHFDMFNGVSEDNLLDTYHHINKGLWEEYGRGEIDRHELHRRRFQETFRELGLDESMYDKAGKVYMNYYRNHWEWIEGAKEAYDKVAGKYEVGIITNGFAETQRLKIDQFNFKDSARHIVISEDVGVMKPDPKIFDHSTELAGVNREDILYVGDSFTSDVVGGSKASWKVAWFTKTPIEQGYKLADLIFDDFEQLLKALDV; encoded by the coding sequence TTGTCACAATTGAATCCCAAATTCGTTTATTTTGACTTAGATGACACTCTCTTAGATCACAAAAAGGCAGAACAAGCTGGTCTTCTGGATGTACATCAGCACTTTGATATGTTTAATGGCGTTTCTGAAGACAACCTTTTGGATACGTATCATCATATCAACAAAGGCTTATGGGAAGAGTATGGACGGGGAGAAATTGATCGCCATGAATTGCACCGTCGTCGGTTTCAGGAGACTTTTCGTGAGCTTGGACTGGACGAGTCAATGTATGATAAAGCCGGGAAAGTATATATGAATTACTACCGCAATCATTGGGAATGGATTGAAGGAGCTAAAGAAGCCTATGATAAAGTGGCTGGTAAATATGAGGTAGGTATCATAACCAATGGATTTGCTGAGACCCAGCGTTTGAAAATTGATCAGTTTAATTTCAAAGATTCTGCCAGACATATTGTCATTTCTGAAGATGTGGGGGTGATGAAACCCGATCCGAAAATCTTTGATCACTCTACAGAGTTAGCCGGAGTAAACCGGGAGGATATTCTGTATGTAGGAGATTCCTTTACCTCCGATGTTGTAGGTGGCTCTAAAGCCAGTTGGAAAGTGGCCTGGTTTACAAAAACACCTATTGAGCAAGGATATAAGCTTGCTGATTTAATTTTTGATGATTTTGAACAGCTGTTGAAAGCTTTGGATGTTTGA
- a CDS encoding LemA family protein — protein sequence MKAKFWIILGVIALFVFYGISVNNSLISQEENVNSAWAQVENQYQRRADLIPNLVNTVRGAADFESETLTEVIEARSRATSVNINASDLNNPQAFQQFQEAQSQLSGALSRLLVTVERYPELKANQNFRDLQAQLEGTENRISTERMRFNETAQEYNTKVRRFPASLVASIAGFEQKEYFQADEGSQEAPTVDFNN from the coding sequence ATGAAAGCTAAATTTTGGATTATTCTCGGAGTCATTGCACTCTTCGTTTTTTATGGAATCAGTGTTAACAACAGCCTCATTTCTCAGGAAGAAAATGTAAATAGCGCCTGGGCTCAGGTTGAAAATCAGTATCAGCGCCGGGCCGATCTTATTCCTAATTTGGTGAACACTGTTCGGGGTGCTGCCGATTTCGAATCAGAAACGCTAACCGAAGTTATTGAAGCCAGAAGTCGTGCAACTTCAGTAAACATTAATGCCAGTGATCTTAACAACCCTCAGGCTTTTCAACAATTTCAGGAGGCTCAAAGTCAGCTAAGCGGCGCACTTTCCCGATTATTAGTTACGGTTGAACGTTATCCTGAACTTAAGGCCAATCAAAATTTTCGAGACTTGCAGGCTCAACTTGAAGGGACCGAAAACCGTATTTCAACTGAGCGAATGAGATTTAATGAGACAGCGCAGGAATACAATACCAAAGTTCGCAGATTCCCTGCCAGCCTGGTAGCCTCCATAGCCGGATTTGAACAGAAGGAATACTTCCAGGCCGATGAAGGTTCACAGGAAGCTCCAACCGTTGATTTCAACAATTAA
- a CDS encoding TPM domain-containing protein: MAKFLTEEQEKSIVESIKEAEKETSGEIRVHIEKKCKAESPLLRAQQVFAELKMHETELRNGVIVYVAWKDHKVAIWGDQGIHEKVGQEFWEDEIKLILDYFKKEDYETGLSEVILQIGQKLKENFPYQKDDVNELSNQISYNKEEKQNETDA; encoded by the coding sequence ATGGCCAAATTTCTTACCGAAGAACAGGAAAAATCAATTGTTGAATCCATAAAGGAGGCTGAAAAGGAAACCTCCGGGGAAATCAGGGTTCACATCGAGAAAAAATGTAAAGCGGAATCTCCCCTTCTAAGAGCGCAGCAAGTTTTTGCAGAACTAAAGATGCACGAAACAGAACTACGGAACGGAGTAATTGTATATGTGGCGTGGAAAGATCATAAAGTAGCAATATGGGGAGATCAGGGAATTCATGAAAAAGTGGGGCAAGAATTCTGGGAAGATGAAATAAAACTGATACTCGACTACTTCAAAAAAGAAGACTATGAAACCGGATTAAGTGAAGTGATTCTTCAGATTGGTCAAAAACTCAAAGAGAACTTCCCTTACCAAAAAGATGACGTAAATGAGCTTTCCAATCAGATTAGTTACAACAAAGAAGAGAAACAAAACGAGACTGATGCGTAA
- a CDS encoding TPM domain-containing protein, whose amino-acid sequence MRKILSLFIFLSVTISAFGQDFLPDRPTGMVNDFADMLTSSEEQRLENKLRSYRDTTTNAFVIATIESLQNYPIEDIALQLHNSWNIQYEDRGNGVLILISEQDRAMRIEVGYGLEGAIPDIMANRIINDVMTPSFRAGDFYGGLNQATDILIDLAAGEFEGFPKRQSSSGDDGIPIDLIILFVILIFFLISKGKGGKGGRRHSLGSNGVIFFGGGFGSGGGGSSFGGGGGFGGFGGGGGFSSGGGGASGGW is encoded by the coding sequence ATGCGTAAAATTTTAAGTCTGTTCATATTTCTAAGCGTCACAATTAGTGCTTTTGGTCAGGATTTTTTACCAGACCGTCCAACCGGTATGGTTAACGACTTTGCCGATATGCTCACTTCTTCTGAAGAGCAGCGGCTAGAAAATAAACTTCGAAGCTATCGCGATACCACCACTAATGCTTTTGTAATTGCTACCATCGAAAGCCTTCAAAATTACCCGATCGAGGACATTGCCCTCCAGCTCCACAATTCCTGGAATATTCAATATGAAGACCGGGGCAATGGAGTGTTAATATTGATTTCTGAACAAGACCGTGCCATGCGAATCGAAGTGGGATATGGGCTGGAAGGTGCCATCCCTGATATCATGGCTAATCGGATTATTAATGATGTAATGACTCCAAGTTTCCGTGCCGGAGATTTTTATGGAGGACTGAATCAGGCTACGGATATTTTAATTGATTTAGCTGCCGGTGAATTTGAAGGATTTCCCAAGCGCCAATCTTCTTCCGGTGATGATGGAATACCAATTGATCTTATTATCCTGTTTGTCATTCTCATCTTCTTCCTCATTTCAAAAGGAAAAGGAGGAAAAGGCGGACGACGACACTCGCTTGGTTCTAATGGAGTTATCTTCTTTGGTGGAGGATTTGGCAGCGGAGGCGGAGGAAGCTCCTTCGGTGGTGGAGGTGGTTTCGGAGGCTTTGGCGGAGGTGGTGGCTTCAGCTCAGGAGGCGGCGGAGCAAGCGGCGGCTGGTAA
- a CDS encoding PLP-dependent aspartate aminotransferase family protein — MKIKTKPTIESVAVHAGKRNKDQFGSHTTPIYQTSTFVFDDVEVGAKAFRHEEGGASHVYSRLGNPTVEELERAVCELECYGLDRPEDYGAYAFGSGMAAISTGILAMAKGGHVVAQDALYGCTSQFLKEEAPALGISTSFVDMSDLFLVEMELKKNPETKLVYLESIANPTMTVADIRAIAQLAEAHGTLLMVDNTFATPFHIQPFELGADIVVHSTTKYIGGHGTVIGGVMVAKKELLEESEAAIFRKNLGGIAGPMDAWLTLNGVKTLPLRMKKHAENGMKVAQYLESHPKVDHVFYPGLGSHPQHALASSIMKNGYGGMIAFELIGGYESGVSLMNNVKLCTLAVSLGAVDTLIQHPASMTHSIVDEDLKKQAGITDGLVRISVGIEGAEDIIADLEQALEIQN, encoded by the coding sequence ATGAAGATCAAAACTAAGCCAACTATCGAATCGGTAGCGGTTCATGCCGGGAAAAGAAATAAAGATCAGTTTGGATCTCATACTACACCTATTTATCAAACTTCTACCTTTGTTTTTGATGATGTGGAAGTCGGTGCCAAGGCTTTTCGGCATGAAGAGGGAGGGGCGAGTCATGTTTATTCCAGGCTGGGTAATCCTACCGTTGAGGAATTGGAGCGAGCCGTTTGCGAACTGGAATGTTATGGCCTTGATCGTCCTGAAGATTATGGTGCATATGCTTTTGGCAGTGGAATGGCTGCAATCTCAACCGGAATACTCGCAATGGCTAAAGGTGGTCATGTTGTAGCTCAGGATGCGTTGTATGGCTGTACCAGTCAGTTTTTGAAAGAAGAGGCCCCGGCGCTGGGAATCTCAACATCATTCGTGGATATGTCAGACTTATTTCTGGTTGAAATGGAGCTTAAAAAGAATCCTGAAACCAAACTGGTTTATCTCGAAAGTATTGCTAATCCGACTATGACAGTGGCAGACATCCGGGCTATAGCTCAACTTGCCGAAGCCCATGGAACTCTCCTTATGGTTGATAATACCTTCGCTACCCCTTTTCATATTCAACCGTTTGAATTAGGTGCAGATATTGTAGTTCATTCAACTACAAAGTATATAGGCGGACACGGTACCGTCATTGGCGGGGTGATGGTTGCTAAAAAAGAATTACTTGAGGAATCAGAAGCTGCAATTTTCCGGAAAAACCTTGGAGGTATAGCCGGACCGATGGATGCCTGGCTAACTCTGAACGGTGTGAAAACATTGCCACTGCGAATGAAAAAACATGCCGAAAATGGAATGAAAGTGGCTCAATACCTCGAAAGCCACCCCAAGGTAGATCATGTGTTCTATCCAGGACTGGGATCTCATCCTCAGCATGCACTAGCTTCTTCCATAATGAAAAATGGATATGGAGGAATGATCGCTTTTGAACTTATAGGTGGGTATGAGTCAGGTGTATCCCTGATGAACAATGTAAAGTTGTGTACGTTGGCGGTTAGCCTTGGCGCAGTTGATACCCTGATTCAGCATCCGGCTTCTATGACGCATTCCATTGTGGATGAGGACTTAAAAAAGCAGGCCGGTATCACCGACGGACTGGTCCGTATTTCTGTAGGAATCGAAGGTGCAGAAGACATCATCGCCGACCTCGAGCAAGCGTTAGAAATTCAAAATTAG
- a CDS encoding Lrp/AsnC family transcriptional regulator, which yields MNFQKLDSVDKKIIAILQQEGRIANKDLAEKIGLTTTPTLERVRRLEREGIIEGYSARIDKESIGRGFTAFVKVTLSVHQLNLLEEFTSAVKEIPEILACYHTTGDGDFLLQVVAKDTKDYEQLMRNKLTTLPDVERLHTSIVLNTIKDQSPIPVYHEDQN from the coding sequence ATGAATTTTCAAAAATTGGACAGTGTTGATAAAAAAATTATAGCCATTCTTCAGCAAGAGGGAAGAATAGCAAACAAGGATTTGGCCGAGAAGATCGGGCTGACTACTACTCCTACCTTAGAAAGGGTCAGAAGGCTGGAACGAGAGGGAATCATTGAAGGCTACAGTGCCAGAATTGATAAAGAGTCGATTGGCCGTGGTTTTACAGCCTTTGTGAAAGTTACACTGAGTGTACATCAATTGAATTTGCTGGAAGAGTTTACATCTGCAGTTAAAGAGATTCCAGAGATCCTTGCATGCTATCATACTACCGGTGACGGAGACTTCCTTTTACAAGTGGTAGCTAAGGATACCAAAGACTATGAACAGCTTATGCGTAATAAGCTAACCACGCTTCCGGATGTGGAGCGCCTACACACCAGCATTGTCTTGAATACGATTAAAGATCAATCCCCAATTCCTGTTTATCATGAAGATCAAAACTAA
- a CDS encoding DUF4147 domain-containing protein: protein MSEKSVKHRSTLQELVRKIVEGHFFDLNLSDIFSSLQIEGKVWVLGAGKASFEMAKQAEIFFGSEIADGMVIAPQSSRDLNTVQVFKGSHPYPDSDSVSSSYELWELAKQIPKEDTIIFLLSGGASSLFCIPAPGIEIDEYYKTCELLLNSGASIHEVNIVRKHLSETAGGRLGQLFCENRLISVILSDVPGDNPEFIGSGPTVPDSSTFKQAFQILKQYKLWEAIPHSVRIQISKGMHGDSPETPKPETSKWEKHDVEVISGAGILAENVGAYLNEEGFNVRVDESAYDSDVKEISKRICSDAISVLSRKSNIKKPAALIYYGESTVNVKGDGKGGRNQELALNAAVSIEGQHTISLLSFATDGVDGPTDASGAIIDSETTLKARKKKLEPENYLQRNDSYHFHKAMDTLLKTGPTGNNLMDLQVALVD from the coding sequence ATGAGTGAAAAATCAGTTAAACATCGCTCAACATTACAGGAATTAGTTAGAAAAATAGTAGAGGGACACTTCTTTGATCTGAATCTTTCAGATATTTTTTCATCATTACAGATAGAAGGAAAAGTTTGGGTTTTAGGTGCCGGCAAAGCTTCTTTTGAGATGGCAAAACAGGCTGAAATTTTTTTTGGTTCAGAGATAGCAGATGGAATGGTAATAGCCCCACAAAGCTCAAGGGATTTAAATACGGTTCAGGTTTTTAAAGGCTCCCACCCTTATCCAGATTCTGACTCGGTTTCTTCATCCTACGAGCTTTGGGAGTTGGCTAAGCAAATTCCCAAAGAGGACACTATTATATTTCTTTTATCGGGAGGGGCTTCGTCTTTATTTTGTATTCCTGCCCCGGGCATTGAAATTGATGAGTACTACAAAACCTGCGAACTGCTATTAAATTCAGGTGCTTCTATACACGAAGTTAATATTGTTCGCAAACACCTTTCAGAAACAGCAGGCGGCAGACTTGGACAGCTTTTTTGTGAAAACAGACTTATTTCTGTTATCCTTTCTGATGTGCCCGGGGATAATCCTGAGTTTATCGGAAGTGGCCCTACAGTGCCCGATTCATCAACCTTTAAGCAAGCTTTTCAGATTCTAAAACAGTACAAGCTTTGGGAAGCTATTCCTCATTCAGTTCGAATTCAGATATCTAAAGGAATGCATGGAGACAGCCCGGAAACCCCAAAACCGGAAACTTCTAAATGGGAGAAACATGATGTTGAGGTAATTTCAGGAGCAGGTATATTAGCTGAGAATGTTGGTGCTTATCTGAATGAGGAAGGCTTTAATGTGCGGGTGGATGAATCGGCTTATGACTCTGATGTGAAAGAAATTTCAAAGAGAATATGCAGTGATGCTATTTCGGTTTTGAGTAGAAAGTCGAACATCAAAAAACCAGCAGCTCTTATTTATTACGGAGAAAGCACCGTTAATGTGAAGGGAGATGGAAAAGGAGGGCGAAATCAGGAGCTGGCCCTAAACGCAGCTGTCTCTATAGAAGGACAGCATACAATTTCTTTGCTGAGCTTTGCTACTGATGGAGTTGATGGTCCCACCGATGCTTCGGGAGCCATTATTGATTCTGAGACGACCTTAAAAGCCCGTAAAAAGAAATTAGAGCCCGAGAACTATTTACAGAGAAACGACTCCTATCACTTTCATAAAGCGATGGATACACTGCTCAAAACAGGACCGACAGGAAATAACTTGATGGATCTTCAGGTTGCTTTGGTAGACTGA
- a CDS encoding archaeosortase/exosortase family protein, with the protein MNSPIFKFIAKALFIFVIWYMLYELWLLPDGSLDYWLSLNIIGVSAGIIDFFGYDVFTVNRIIGIGEYPGIEIVDGCNGIAAMGLFLGFILAYPGDWKNKASFCFVGIGIIYIVNILRVITLTITQANWPEFFDFTHDYSTTAIFYIVIFILWMVWVNFADSFDSQKQKAFA; encoded by the coding sequence ATGAACTCTCCAATATTTAAATTCATAGCGAAGGCCCTGTTTATTTTTGTTATTTGGTATATGCTTTATGAACTATGGCTGCTACCCGATGGGAGTCTTGATTACTGGTTGTCTTTGAACATCATTGGTGTGAGTGCCGGCATTATAGATTTTTTTGGGTATGATGTTTTTACCGTGAATCGCATTATTGGAATTGGTGAGTATCCCGGGATTGAAATTGTAGATGGGTGTAATGGGATTGCAGCAATGGGGCTGTTTTTAGGTTTCATTCTGGCTTATCCCGGAGACTGGAAAAATAAAGCCAGCTTCTGTTTTGTGGGTATAGGGATTATATACATTGTAAACATTCTGAGGGTAATCACCTTAACAATCACTCAGGCAAACTGGCCTGAATTCTTTGATTTCACACATGACTATTCAACCACAGCAATTTTCTATATCGTAATATTTATACTATGGATGGTTTGGGTGAATTTTGCAGATTCATTTGATTCTCAGAAACAAAAAGCTTTTGCGTAA
- a CDS encoding acyl-CoA dehydrogenase family protein: protein MDAVLDRELSFELTEDQKMIRDSIKEFVERTVAPSVMERDNSKKFPHDIVKQLGELGMLGIYHEEQYGGAGFDVVSFCLALEEIARWDASLALTVASHTSLGTGHIAIAGNHDQKLKYMPALTKGQKLAAWCLTEPGSGSDASGMKSTAIKEGDKYILNGSKIFITQGSVGDVYVVLAKTDPSKGVKGISAFIVEREWDGVKPGEGMHKLGMNSSDTTEVVFENVEVPAENLLGEEGQGFIDTMKVLDGGRVGIAALSVGIARGALEESLKYSMERKQFGQAIGNFQYMEGKMVDMATEIDAARLLVHRAAWLKDQGKPYTKEASMAKLFASELSVRAADEAIQIHGGYGYTKEYHVERFMRDAKLMTIGEGTSEVQRLIIARELKKELV, encoded by the coding sequence ATGGATGCTGTTTTAGACCGAGAGTTATCATTTGAACTTACCGAAGATCAGAAAATGATCCGGGATAGTATTAAAGAATTTGTAGAACGAACTGTAGCTCCATCGGTGATGGAAAGAGATAACAGTAAAAAATTTCCTCATGACATTGTTAAACAATTGGGAGAGTTGGGCATGCTGGGCATCTACCATGAAGAACAATATGGCGGTGCCGGTTTTGACGTTGTTAGTTTTTGCCTGGCCCTCGAAGAAATAGCCCGTTGGGATGCCTCTCTTGCTTTAACTGTAGCTTCTCACACCTCTTTGGGAACAGGCCACATTGCTATAGCAGGAAATCATGATCAGAAACTGAAGTACATGCCCGCTCTCACCAAGGGACAAAAGCTGGCGGCCTGGTGTTTAACAGAACCTGGCTCAGGTAGTGATGCTTCCGGGATGAAATCAACAGCTATCAAAGAAGGCGATAAATATATCCTTAATGGCTCCAAGATTTTTATCACTCAGGGTTCTGTGGGAGATGTGTATGTGGTGCTTGCAAAAACAGATCCTTCCAAAGGTGTAAAAGGGATTTCTGCCTTTATTGTAGAACGTGAATGGGATGGCGTAAAGCCCGGAGAAGGCATGCATAAATTAGGCATGAATTCTTCTGATACAACCGAAGTGGTATTCGAAAATGTGGAAGTACCTGCCGAAAATTTACTTGGTGAAGAAGGACAAGGTTTTATTGATACCATGAAAGTACTGGATGGCGGCCGTGTTGGAATTGCGGCTCTATCTGTAGGCATTGCCCGGGGAGCTTTAGAAGAATCTCTCAAATATTCAATGGAGAGAAAGCAGTTTGGTCAAGCCATAGGTAATTTCCAATATATGGAAGGTAAAATGGTTGACATGGCTACAGAAATTGATGCAGCGCGCTTACTAGTTCATCGTGCAGCATGGCTTAAAGATCAAGGAAAGCCCTACACCAAAGAAGCCTCCATGGCCAAATTATTTGCTTCAGAATTATCTGTACGCGCTGCTGATGAAGCCATTCAAATTCATGGTGGCTATGGCTACACCAAAGAATACCATGTGGAGCGATTTATGCGGGATGCCAAGCTCAT